From one Cynocephalus volans isolate mCynVol1 chromosome X, mCynVol1.pri, whole genome shotgun sequence genomic stretch:
- the LOC134367886 gene encoding melanoma-associated antigen B10-like produces MPRGQKSKLRAREKRRQAQEEPEVVKGAQATVAEKEKSVSSFSPRIKENPQSSSAAGTTSDQQEPGKAPSSTAAAAAASSTRPNEGATSQVEEKPNASQAQASTEHRQIGPVENKGPMLVRYLLHKYQRKEPITKTDMLRNVIKTDKNQFPEILSRASRDLELIFGLDLKEVDPNRSLYVLVNKLELGSETRGLPKTGLLMTVLAVIFSKGNCATEEHMWEVLNMMRVYDGVKHFIFGEPRKLLTEDWVKEKYLEYRQVPNSDPPSYQFLWGPRAYAETSKMKVLEFYSKIHHTVPSDFPSLYEEALRDEEERAQARVAARARTAAMARARSRAISNDSSQVQMPRGR; encoded by the exons ATGCCTCGGGGTCAGAAGAGTAAGCTCCGTGCCCGTGAGAAACGCCGCCAGGCTCAAGAAGAACCTGAGGTTGTGAAGGGTGCTCAAGCCACtgtagcagagaaagaaaagtctgtctcttccttctctcctcgtATCAAAGAAAATCCCCAGAGTTCATCTGCTGCTGGAACAACCAGCGATCAGCAAGAGCCAGGGAAAGCCCCATCCAGCActgctgctgcagcagctgctTCCTCCACAAGACCTAATGAAGGCGCCACCAGCCAAGTTGAGGAAAAGCCAAATGCTTCACAGGCCCAGGCTTCCACTGAGCACAGGCAAATAGGTCCTGTAGAAAACAAGGGTCCAATGCTGGTCCGTTACCTGTTGCACAAGTATCAAAGGAAAGAGCCCATTACAAAGACAGATATGCTGAGAAATGTGATCAAAACGGATAAGAACCAATTCCCTGAGATCCTGAGTAGAGCCTCTAGGGACCTGGAGCTGATCTTTGGCCTTGACCTGAAAGAAGTTGATCCCAACAGGAGCCTCTACGTCCTCGTCAACAAACTGGAACTAGGCAGTGAAACAAGAGGCTTGCCCAAGACTGGCCTGCTGATGACTGTTCTGGCTGTCATCTTCTCGAAGGGCAATTGTGCCACTGAGGAGCACATGTGGGAAGTGCTAAATATGATGAGAGTATATGATGGAGTGAAGCATTTCATCTTTGGGGAACCCAGGAAGCTTCTCACTGAAGATTGGGTAAAAGAAAAGTACCTGGAATATCGTCAGGTGCCCAACAGTGATCCTCCAAGCTATCAATTCCTGTGGGGTCCACGAGCCTATGCTGAAACCAGCAAGATGAAAGTTCTTGAGTTTTATTCCAAGATCCATCATACCGTCCCAAGTGACTTCCCCTCCTTGTATGAAGAAGCTCTGAGAGATGAAGAGGAGCGAGCCCAAGCCAGAGTTGCAGCTAGGGCTCGTACTGCTGCCATGGCCAGGGCTCGTTCTAGGGCCATTTCCA ATGACAGCAGTCAAGTGCAAATGCCCCGAGGCAGGTGA
- the LOC134367888 gene encoding melanoma-associated antigen B10-like: MPRGQKSNLLARVKRHQADEEPEELVGAQATARVQGEFSSTSSPCSKAIPQSSTAGATSNPQVPGRAPSPATTDVVILYIRANERAKNQGEKRPRSSQAQPSAEHFLKDPVDGKVLLLIWYLLYKYQMKEPISKVDMLRNVIHMHKRHYSEILSRTSEHLELIFSLDIRKMEPNRHFYVLVNKLEPSCYTRLRDDGGVPKTGLLMIILCVIFTQGNYTTEEQIWQILNIMVLYEGRDHFILGESRTLITRYLVQEKYLEYRHVPDNCPPRYVFLWGPKAHAERSKMRVLEVLAKVHNTITSAFPLWYAEALKDEEERAQARVAARARISAMASARLGPCPAAPHTPS; encoded by the coding sequence ATGCCTCGGGGTCAGAAGAGTAATCTCCTCGCCCGTGTGAAACGCCATCAAGCCGACGAAGAGCCTGAAGAGCTGGTGGGTGCACAGGCCACTGCACGAGTGCAAGGAGAGTTTTCCTCCACTTCCTCTCCTTGTTCCAAGGCTATTCCCCAGAGCTCAACTGCAGGGGCAACCAGCAATCCCCAAGTTCCTGGGAGAGCCCCATCCCCCGCCACTACTGATgtagttattttatatataagagCAAACGAAAGGGCCAAAAACCAAGGGGAAAAAAGGCCAAGATCCTCCCAGGCCCAGCCCTCCGCTGAGCACTTTCTCAAAGATCCTGTTGATGGGAAGGTGCTTTTATTGATTTGGTACCTGCTGTACAAGTATCAAATGAAAGAGCCCATTTCAAAGGTAGATATGCTGAGAAATGTAATCCACATGCATAAGAGGCACTACTCTGAAATCCTGAGTAGAACTTCTGAACACCTGGAGCTGATCTTTAGCCTTGACATAAGGAAAATGGAGCCCAATAGACACTTCTACGTCCTCGTCAACAAGCTGGAACCAAGCTGTTATACAAGGCTGAGAGATGACGGAGGTGTGCCTAAAACCGGCCTGCTGATGATTATCTTGTGTGTGATTTTCACACAGGGTAATTACACCACTGAGGAGCAAATCtggcaaatattaaatattatggtGTTGTATGAGGGGAGGGATCATTTCATTTTGGGGGAATCCAGGACGCTCATTACTAGATATTTGGTGCAGGAAAAGTACTTGGAATACCGGCACGTGCCTGATAATTGTCCTCCACGCTATGTATTCCTGTGGGGTCCAAAGGCCCACGCTGAAAGAAGCAAGATGAGAGTTCTTGAGGTTTTAGCCAAAGTCCATAATACCATCACCAGTGCCTTCCCACTCTGGTATGCAGAGGCTTTGAAAGATGAGGAAGAGAGAGCCCAAGCCAGAGTCGCAGCTAGGGCTCGCATTAGTGCCATGGCCAGTGCTCGTTTAGGGCCATGTCCAGCAGCTCCTCACACCCCTAGTTAA